A genome region from Phaenicophaeus curvirostris isolate KB17595 chromosome 10, BPBGC_Pcur_1.0, whole genome shotgun sequence includes the following:
- the SSR3 gene encoding translocon-associated protein subunit gamma, producing the protein MAPKGGPGGRQQSEEDLLLQDFSRNLSAKSSALFFGNAFIVSAIPIWLYWRIWHMDLVQSAVLYSVMTLISTYLVAFAYKNVKFVLKHKVAQKREDAVSKEVTRKLSEADNRKMSRKEKDERILWKKNEVADYEATTFSIFYNNTLFLVLVIIASFFVLKNFNPTVNYILSISASSGLIALLSTGSK; encoded by the exons ATGGCTCCCAAGGGCGGCCCCGGCGGGCGGCAGCAGTCGGaggaggatctgctcctgcAGGACTTCAGCCGCAACCTCTCCGCCAAGTCCTCCGCGCTCTTCTTCGGCAACGCTTTCATCGTCTCCGCCATCCCCATCT ggctTTACTGGAGGATATGGCACATGGATCTTGTTCAGTCTGCAGTTCTTTACAGCGTGATGACCCTCATCAGTACCTACCTAGTTGCTTTTGCGTACAAGAATGTCAAGTTTGTTCTCAAACACAA AGTAgcacagaaaagagaagatgCTGTTTCCAAAGAAGTTACCCGCAAGCTGTCTGAGGCAGACAATAGGAAGATGTCTCGTAAGGAGAAGGACGAAAG AATTCTGTGGAAGAAGAATGAAGTGGCAGATTACGAAGCAACAACTTTTTCCATCTTCTACAACAATACTCTCTTTCTGGTCTTGGTCATCATTGCTTCGTTTTTTGTGCTGAAGAACTTCAACCCCACTGT AAACTATATTCTGTCTATCAGTGCCTCATCTGGACTGATTGCTCTGCTATCTACAGGATCCAAGTAG